The sequence TTGGATCTCTTCTTGTTTAGAAATGAGTATTCATTTAATCCCTATATTTTTGAGCCATACTAgaactagtgttcgaaatatcggtatcatgttacatatcgcatccttgggatatagattaTAGATACGTATCATTTATTGCACTGGATATATAGTTTATATATGGTAATTTATTggactttttgggaaacatgggacaacattgtgaaaattgttgaatttttcaatgaaacttcatggattgttaaaaaagaccttaatacacacttttaaatcataacatctcaaaaaagaagtgcacacaaTAGGTTTCTTTTGTATAGGATCTTAAACTATGCATTGTcaaactgaactaatgcaactatattcaaattgaaagcATAACATttatgtatgtgatgatcatttcatcaaacactcctaaatacgtagaaattagtcttaattgacagctggtaaaagggaaatttcaaaaaaaaaaaaaaaaaaattttgaataatttcttttaattaatttttaattgaaaatgatttttattttctgaaaattgacaaggacttaacaaatcagtagattagccCTAATGCatgctcgatttcatgtttggagtgcaacattgcaagtaatttggataaaaattgaagaaatttttatttttccccaaatcggaccacctacactcaaatttcgaaattagagtgcatgtgataatcatttcatcaaatactcctaaataattcgaaattagtctcaattgacatgaagaaccaatggatatcgaaatcaaagctctatctctatgattttcatgcaaaacatgaagaacaaatgtatttgtaaccatttgacactgatttaacataatttcaaccaaaaaaaaaagatcagaaattgaaaatgctcactggatcgaatatgtgggatatatcggtactacctgtgcgttttgtatcgcataggtggAATAAAAGCTATATCGTggaatatatcggccgatatcgtcgatatttaaaacattgactaGAGCAAATATTGTATTCTGTTTCCCTTCCGAAGCTCTCATTACTTCCTCATTCTATCTGCGTTTGTTTCAGCAGttgtcttttcctttttttttcccaagaTAAGTTTCTTACAATGTTGGCATTTAATGTTGGGAAATCAAATCTGAGATCTTATCTGCTCATTGGGTGGATTGCAGAGTGGATGGACCACACTTCCAAAttccatggattggatggtccTACCCTTGTGATGATTGGGAGTCCGGGACATTTTCCTGTTCAGCTTTGACCATTGCCAGAATTCTTTTCTAATGTCCATTTGTCAGTCACTGACagcatggttaagatcatctagatcAGTGAGGTTTTTCTACCATGCCGATGCATGGTGGGACCCAACCAATGGCTGGTTTGGGTCATTACTGTCATTAACTGTCATTAACTGGTTTGGGTTATTCACAAAATGCACAGTGCACCAAACAGTAACCTCTTCAATGTTTCCTGTTGTTTCTTATAGCAGAAATTTAAATGGTAATGGTTGATATGTTTTCCTAATTTCTAGGTGCAAGCTTCTCCTCGGATTTACAAGAAGCCTCCGATCAGTCCACAAGCTATATATGAAGATCCGATTTTAAACTACTACAAGGACATATCAGACGATCAATGGGTCAGAGCAATCGATTTCACTCCGTCTTCTTCAATCGGCCAATCTTCTGCATTGTGTTTGGAGGTTCCATACAGCTGCAAGCTTCCTGATATCCGCGAGAACTTTGTACATTTTAAAGAAATTAAAGGTCAATTCATCGTGGAGAATGGTCCTTCTTTCTCTCGTGGTTTGGATCTTGTCCCCATCGTCGGGCCTCGCCAAAGGACTCAAATACCATATAAGATTCTGTTTAAGATAAACAGTTTAGTTCAGAATGGGatcatcatgggccccacacttgATGATGATTTCTTTAGGTTGGTTGATCCTTGTTTGGTACCTAATCACTACGTAGAACATGCCTTGGAGACTCTCTCTCAATTAAAAGATTCCAACTTTGAACCTGCAAATTGGCTTCGTGAACAGTACAGAAAATACCGCTCATCTCAGCGTCCTCCAAAATCCACCACTATTTCATTGGATCCTGGTTTGGTCTATGTCCACAGAGTTCAAATCACCCCCACTAAAGTGTACTTTTGTGGGCCGGAGGTCAATGTCTCGAACCGCGTATTACGCCACTATGCTGAAGACATAGATAATTTCCTTCGTGTTACTTTCGTCGATGAGGAGTGGGACAAAATGCGGTCAACCGACTTGGTACCACGGGCAGTTCCAGAAAATGGTGAAAAACACACTGATATTTATAAAAGGATACTCACCACTTTGAGAAATGGAATAGTTATTGGCAGTAAGAAGTTTGAATTTCTTGCATTCTCCTCAAGTCAATTGCGGGAGAATTCTGCATGGATGTTCGCAGCAAGAAGAGGACTCAATGCAGCCGGTATAAGGAAGTGGATGGGTGACTTTAGTCAGATAAAGAATGTGGCGAAATATGCAGCCCGACTGGGTCAATCGTTTGGGTCATCCAAAGAAACTTtgactgttgataggtttgataTTGAACGTATTCCTGATATAGAGATCAGGAAATATAATTTCTCTGATGGAATTGGAAAAATTTCAGCTGATTTAGCTAAAAGAGTGGCAATTAAGTGCGATATCAGAGGTTCGACGCCGTCTGCCTATCAAATTAGATATGGTGGATACAAAGGTGTTGTAGCCGTGGACCCCATGTCTCCATTTAAGTTGTCCTTGAGAAAAAGCATGCACAAGTATAAATCGGACAACACAAAACTGGATGTTTTGGGCTGGAGTAAATATCAGCCCTCTTATCTCAATCGGCAGTTGATCACTCTTTTGTCAACGCTCGGAGTTAGAGATCGTGTGTTTGAAATGAAGCAAAAAGAATCTGTAGATCAACTGGACATGATTTTAACGGATCCGGTGAGAGCACAGGAGGTGCTTGAAGTAATGTCACCAGGAGAAAACAATCGGGTCCTTAGAGAGATGCTGATGTGTGGTTATAAGCCTGATGCCGAGCCGTTCCTTTCGATGATGCTGCAGACTTTTCGGGCATCAAAGCTGTCAGAACTGAGGACCAAGTCACGGATTTTTGTTCCGAAAGGAAGATCAATGATGGGATGCCTAGATGAAACTAAGACTCTTGAATATGGGCAGGTGTTTGTGCAAATATCTTGTGTTGGGCGTAAGCAGTTTTTTGAAAAGGATCCATTTAAATTTGGGGGAAATGAGTCAGATCAGCAACCTATTGTGATCGAGGGCAGAGTATTCGTTGCCAAAAACCCATGTCTCCACCCAGGTGACATTCGTGTGTTGCGGGCCGTCAACATCCCAGCCTTACACCATATGGTTGATTGCGTTGTTTTTCCACAGAAAGGAAAAAGGTCAGACATTCTTGCAACTTacatttagaatttaatttcGAGACTTCAAATGTTTCTATGGTTTTTGCGTTATCACTTCTAATCTGTATATTATTCAATTTACTATAACCTTGCACTGAATGATTATAACAATATATTAGATGCTTGTGCTGAATCCTGTGAGTGGTAGTTACATCTTCTTCTGTCCTAATAACCTGTTTAATGTTTTTAGTATGTGAATCTGCGTGAATTCCTTGCTTTTGAACTTCAGTGGAACTCATGTAATTGCTCAATCATGAAACTCTGTTATGGACATATCCTTTCATATGGGACATGAAAGAAAAACTCATCATTCAAACTCACCCTTGTAACTTATTTTAACTCTGGCAAGGGATGTTTTGGAGAAGCCAAGTGGGTAAGATTGTACATGTATCAGGAGTTGTTGGTGGTTTTTCTTTCTTAATATCATCATAATCTAGGCCTTATACCAACTGATCGGGGTTGGCTATGCGAATCCTGTTTCGGCATTGCACTCTATCAAGGGGCATACCTTcagttagggcccatttggatgcatcTGCAAAAGGGGTTTTTGCTGCTGAAACATTGTTGAGCTAGACATTGTTTGGcttctgcatttggatgcacgtTCGCAGATGTGGTtaatgacccaattgacaaaaTCGGTACTAAAAAGCTCACTTGCTGAAAACCAATCAGATTGGTTTTTCGGCAAGTCGATGAATAAGTTTACCAATGAAGTTGACAAAAAGGGCATTTATGGGAAAAAGGGGTTTGTGGAAGTTGCATCCAAACATACCCtcagaccataggtcatcaagtcctttcttactacctccacttaCGTCCTTTTGGGCTTTTCCCTTATCTTTTTAGAGCCTTCAGTGCACTGATTCTCCTAACCATTGCAGTTCTTGGTTTCCGTTGGACATGACCAAACTATCTAAGACTACTTTCCCTTGTCTTATTACCTAGGTTCTACTACCTAAGTTTCctggaatgcattcatttctagttcTATCCTTCCTTGGCTTTCCATGTCCAGCTATGTTGGGAATGCAACAAGTCCTAACACGACTTGTTAGGCACGGAAGCAACCTCAGACAGAATCAAACAATGCAATAGAGAAGGAAAATTTGGAATTTTGGAAATTTCTCAACTCGCTCTTCACTAGCAGCAACCTATGTTTCCTCATTTTCCCATCTCCAAGCCTTTTGTTTCTGACCCCCCAAGCTCAGATGAAGTACCTCTATATGATTTGCAGCTACCGTGGCCCATCCCCTGTTGGATCCCTCGTACCTCCTCAAATTCTTCACTGGCTCTCTAATCTCCAATTTATGGGTGGCAATGGTCTGTGTTTGGGCCTAGCCTAGCCTGACCCACACCTTGCACAAGCCTAGCACAGCAGGCCCAAGCCTGATATTGAGAAAAGTTGATTGGGCCTGGACAtgaccccccaaaaaaaaaaaaaaactgataaaaTCTCTATTTCTCACTAGAATgcttctaatccatccattgatcaagtggcccacacataCACAAAGAAATGgacattttagaggaatgaaaccatcaatctacattcaagatggatggattgcCTAACCAAGGATTGAAGTGGCATGTTCTTGGGATATAACATGTATAAAGTCAGGCAGGCTGGGCTGAGTCGGGTCTGGTTAAGATGAGTTGAGCCCAAGCAAGACAAGAAAACTGATCACGCCATAAGCATTAAAGATCCTCTTCTAATCATCCCTCCTAGTGTTATAGGCAGAGTGTGAGAGATGATACTCAGGTGCTTAGatgttacttagaaattgcatatgcaACATAGTAAATCAAACTGAACTGTCCgaattatgggtcccagtttatGTGCGTCAAGAACCAAAATTACACTTATTcgattatctgactatcagattgtcgttcatttattggacggttaagaatgaaaaatatcgaacattcctatttcaacaaacaagtgtccagaaATCAAATGTTAGGATTGTTCAGCGAGCCAGATTTTGGTACTGTGATTTTCATACAGTGAGTTGCACAGTTTAGACggcttaatttgagttaatgtatggcTTATGCATGATTTAtgaatgcctgtgtatcaagcgtcatacgcagctggaaaatcaaataactccccatgaAGCCCCTTATGTTAAGCTTAAGAGGAGAACAGATTGGCTTGAATCTAAACACATCAGCACATGAGATAAGTTCGGTACATGCAAGAGAGAAGTTTTGTCAACCTAATTGCTTTTCATTGCTACTGTTTGCTTCTCCTTTTGGTGTACatacattttcattcattttgtcATCTCAAATGCTTATAAATGTCTGTCAATTCATTATTTTAGACCGCACCCAAACGAATGCTCGGGGAGCGATTTGGATGGAGATGTGTACTTTGTGAGCTGGGACCCTGAACTTATTCCGCCTCATCAAATCCCGCCCATGGAATACGATGCTGAACCACCTGTTGTACTGGATCATGATGTTGAAATTGAGGTATGAGTCTTACACACTGCAATCTTTCATAACAAAAATGCAATTCATTTCTATTCAATTCATGTTTTGATGCTCGTTTTTCAATGAGGTGGCAATGCCATGTGAGcctttttaaaaatcatttttacaAGTTTCTCTTGTTAAAATCTTATGGACTTGTGCCAATTTGTTAGCTGTCGTGATTGAactctgtgtttggatgcactattgaattgaaatgAAGTTACACAGTGAGGTTATGGGCTACAACTTGCAGTTATGTTACTGTCAAGTCAGACATAAGATGAATATTGTCACTGTAATTTGAAGGGTAACTTCTTCATTAATAATAACAGGAATGGTTATTAATAGTTTCAACATCCTTCAATTAACTGAATGTTCACAATTTAATTCACTTGGACATCCAAACACGTCCTATATTCATAAATTTACTACAAATGTTAGATCATTTGGGAGAAACTGTTTTGTTGAAATATATGAAccaaatttgtgtgtgtgtgtgtgtgtgtgtgtgtgtgtgtgtgtataacaaACGGAACTATATACACAGAAATTGAATATTATGGTTTGCCACGAGATTATGACAATTCTATTGGTGTGTCAGATATCATAGCTAAAAGTAGTATTATCTATGCCCGCCATTTTTCTGGCACTTTAACCCTGAAATTAGGTGCTTTCCTGCTCCAAATTACCATCCGGATAACTTCGGGTGGGTCACAAAGCATCTGGACAGAGAAAATGATGGAGCACATTCGATCCACCTCAGAAATTGATAATTCCAAAACTCCGGTCCTCTGTCCTAGCACGAGCGATAGGGGGCTGGGCACAGCTCCCCTACTGTATATGGGTCATGTACCTTAAATCCAAATCACCCAAATAGTCGGACCCACCATATTTTTGTCATATACATGAAAATTCAGATCAATAGAATTCTTGACCTCTGATTAATGGAAGTTTGTTTATTCAATTCAGATGCTTTACTTTGTTTTTACTGCCCATTAGTTGCCCATTATTTATAAAGTTAGGATCGTACTTCCAGTGTAGTTTTTGGGGTTATGATCCATCTATAGTGGGATCTGCTCTTTGGGTGTGTTTGTATCTGAGCTACAAGCTACATTTGAAAATCTTTCTCCGATCACTTCCATGAATGGCATTTGTGCTCACGATGCAGGAAGTAGAAGAATACTTCACCAATTATATGGTCAACGACAGCTTAGGTGTCATCGCAAATGCCCACACTGTCTTTGCCGACAGGGAGCCATTAATGGCCAAAAGTGAGGCCTGCATAGAGCTTGCGAAGCTCTTCTCGATCGCCGTTGACTTCCCCAAGACCGGTGTCCCGGCCGAAATACCACCAAATCTCCATGTCAAGGAATATCCTGACTTCATGGAAAAGCTCGAGAAACCTACCTATGAATCAACCCGAGTGATTGGGAAGCTCTTCAGAGCTATAAAGGACATTTCCCCAGAAACCAGCCACATCAAATCCTTCACTAGGGAGATAGCCCGACAGTCATATGATACTGACATGGAAGTCGATGGTTTCGAGGACTACATTAACGACGCGTGCTGGTACAAGGACCAGTACGACTTCAAGCTCGGTAATCTGATGGAGCATTATGGCATTAAAACAGAGGCAGAGATCATCAGTGGCAGTATCATGAAGTTGGCGAAATCCTTCATGAAGAACAGGGATGCCGCCGAGGTGATCAGCCTAGCTGTGCGGTCcttgaagaaggaagtgaggggGTGGTTCGATGAAAAGGACAGCGAGGCGGGCCCACCCACAGATGGTGAGGCATTAGCAAAGGCATCTGCATGGTACCATGTAACGTATCATCCTCGCTACTTTGGAACTTACAATGAAGGCCTGAACCGAGCTCACTTCATCAGTTTCCCATGGTGTGTCTACGACAAGCTGATTCAAATCAAGAAGAGGGTGCGGATGAGAAGGACGGCCGGGCCGTCGTCGCTGAGGAATAGTTTCAGGCGGAATCTGAGGGTGGGTTGAGAATCCGAATCCCTCTCTTTTTAATGTTTTGAATTTCAGTTATATGAGTGTTGGCATAGTTAATTAAAATGCTACCTACAGACTGCATGTTGTGCCCCTCCTGGTGACATATGGTGGGTTGCATGGTGGGCctgtgttgaatgtggaccattggcttTAAAGTCTGTTttcatcagatggctaggatcatttgatGGGGGGAGATTTTGGGTACTGTTCCATCCCATATTACATTAGCTCTGTAAATATATGTGTGGTTGTGTttgcatgatgtatgttttgatagACTGACAGTGGCTTTATTTAGCTGCTTTGtttcttgatgtttatattaatgTGTATAAATAATGCAAACTGATTTCTGTGTACTGAGTGGATATCTAAAATCTATATATCTCTATTTTTTATATGAGGTCTCAGGTCCAACCGATTGGACCACATCTTATAATCCATCCAGCGGATAACTTTCAACCTTTCATGTGCATACAACATCAAACTTGTCCAACCTTTTATgtgaccagtgttcgaaatatcgataatatcagccaatatatcagccgatattatcgttatcgcacccctgCGAGATGATAAAGtcacgataacccccggaagctaccaaaaaactcaaaatccagatatcggcggatatatcgtcgatatcgcacgatattttgacgatatcgcgcgatttcctctccattattgtcggacatcgacgtcatcatccgaaaaaatcgggaaaaaaaaatagagggtggatttcggtacctgtagaagagatcgccatgatcggaagcttccatttggtgggccattcgaattgaAACGTCATTCCTAGGTTACCACAAATAACATCTccgattttggagagaaatccgGAGACATCCGATGAGATTTGGGAGATATTTTAGGGTTCCAATTTCCGAAACCCTCTTTGCTTGAAAACCAAAGGTCATTCGAGCATTTtttctcggacgcggattagctattgacagttTGAGTAGCgagatcgctactgaagtgacgtcaccaagttacgtagatcccaccatgatgaatgtgttatatccacacggtccatccatttggagatatcattatAGGACATGAGTCAAATAACGAGGCAGATAAAATTCTttaatggaccccactacagaaaacagtggagaaagtgacatacaccgttgaaaccttcctaaggtccaccgtgatgtttattagagatccgacctgttaataagttaaaaaaggcattataaaagggaaaaaaaatatatcagcttaatcgaaaacttttgtggctctcagaagtttttaatggtgggcatcactctctctactactttctgtggtggggtccattggagctttgaatcttagtcattcttagcctaatggcataaaatgttatctccaaatggatggacggtgtggatacaaaacatacatcatggtggggcccacggaacttggtgacgtcaattcagtagcgagtctcgctactcagctAATCcgcaccttgtttttttttttttttaaaattgaaatcaaGTACATGTGCACGACGCACCACCGAActatgttgacgtcaccaagttctgtgggtcccagcatgaggtatgtgttatatccagtccgtttgtccatttggcgagctcttcataaggcttgagccgaaaaataagacagatccaaagatcaactgaaccacactgcaaatagcagtggtagattgaacgtctaccattgaaacccttttgaaggtcacggaagttttggatcaatatgatatttatttttcctcttcatccaggtctgtgtgacctaattaatagattggatggaaaataaacattatcgtgggccttacgacccagggaggtttcaacggtaggaattttcctacccaccttttcctttagtgcggcccactttagtcttggattctgctcatttttgctctcaagtgctaaaatgatctaaaaaaatgaattggcgaggtggatttcttacaaacatcacagtgggccccacctaggttttgagCGAAGGAACTTGGTAGCAGCGCCCCACCCCCAGTGTGATGGGAAGTGGATCCCCTAGTGAGCAGTGTAttttgtaaactttgtgggcccactataattcatgtattttatccactccgtccatccattttaccagataaatttatggcttgaatgaagagaaaaaaactattattagcctgaaccaaaacttttgtggcccactaatggtcaatcaccattgtttcctatggtatggtctaattattggatctgttttattttttggataatgtcctgaaatgatatggataaatggatgaatggggttgatactgaatatggttgtcttagttcaatcagacagcgcacagcttaggaccctatacaaaggaaatttattatgtacacttcttttttaaaactttatgatttaaaagtgtgtattaagggcctttttaacaatccccaaagtttcattaaaaaattcaaccattttcccaatgtttccccatgttttccaaaaagtgcaataaactatgagatacaaatgatatatcccgtgcaataaccgatagtatctgtatcccaagggtgcgatacattgtgcgataccgatatttcgaacactgcatgtGATTGActtttgttgttgatgtcttcaaTCTTTCAGCAATACGGTCTGtcgtttgatgccatcgagaaaatctaaaaattccATGTTAATTTCTGGACACTTTGGAGTGTcttgctcgatgccattgaagggggTTCGATGACATTGCCAgatcgtcgatgccatcgaagttccATTGAAGATGTTATTGGAAAAATCcgaaaaattcatgttttatcgCTGGAACGTTTTAGTGTttacttgatgacatcaaaggagtatgatgtcatcgacagactatCAATGCCATCGAGCGCGCGTAGAATTGCGCAaatgtgggatttgtttccgatttcaattgtgattctcatgtaagctatatatatatatatatatatatatatatatatatatatatatatatatatatatatatatatatatatatatatatatatataaaatcgagATTTGAGAGATAGAGATgactttctaattcgttcctagggtttcaaaggcaTAGCTTGGGCTTGTAAGGgcgatttgaggcttgttcaaatcggttaatctctatctcttgtaatttttgttcacaccccaagtatagagttgtgatgaagtaataatcttagtaagaccgaggtcgaatccacagggattgaaccttgtatgtattctgaaaataactcaaactagaactaggcaaagatgtaatctaaatcagaaagaattaagagaataatgatgaattattaactaaaacttgaaaaatctaaaggtgagaaactagggattcagaggatccacttgtagagatcagggagatctatgcttgattcatgaactcaactggacttcagtCTCatattcatccagttggaagatatatcactaaagctcaatctgaacttccttcgatctagttttcaaagaaatgagaggtataagaattagagattattccatcacaaaaccgtgcccatgagacaaagtaaacaacataattaaaataatccacaaccaatcagaaagatatatgaatgttaagagggattccatcatccaaccatatccaaagggcgatggtgaacaacggggctACCtattttcacaatcaaaataagggaaagaaaatactcaaagctatcgcagatctattgtaatttcagtcacaacaaaccattaaaaactgaaagcattcctattaatcaaactaaaatcaacataagTTCAGTCTAACATAAATCAGAGCCGTAGAATTattctcatcatgctacaaggttcacctcttatccctagctaagaggtttagctaatcatgacCATTATTAACTAAatccttaaataaaacataaatcaaaagAAGAACAAAGGAGACAAAAAAAAACTCAGTATAGAGAAACATaaacttctccctctctctccctgctCCACGTCCCACTCTAAGATGCCTGGATGTCCCAGCAACTGAAtgatctttctctctttctctcctttttatAGGGAAAACAGTCAGCTGGGAGTGCGTAAGGCATGCAGTCGGTGCCGTTTACGCACAGCACAACTGAAGTCGGTGTGGGAGATTTACGCAGCCAATAACTCCTCTGCATAAATCTTGTTACGCAGTCAAGAAGACAGTGTCCTCTACTCCCcactttccttgctttctttctaaaaggataacatcccttgggacgtttttggcagacctacatgatggacagtccagatcggcCATCCGATCACCGTCGAGATCACGTAATAGCCGCAAAAGCCGGGCAGCGTCCGGACACGAAACGGGGGGCTGCGCTgatgcgtggtggggcccacttcagctgatgtttgagaaatccatgccgtccaccggatTCCTCTAGGAATTTAGGTCAGAAATGGATGATTTTAGATTGCTTTTGATGCGGACCACCTTATTAATCTTATGGCCGTCAGTCCTGCGTGTGAATGGTTGGGAATCCATCCTCGCTGTCTCTTGGAATTTGGTCACCTAGGTCTTGCTCAGACGGACCTTGGGATTTTAATAGACGGTCCGGATTAGTTTTCTGGGCCAcgttggtggcccacaagatccaACCGCAAGCTCTGTTTAAGCATTCGCAATGCAGGAGTCCGGATTTCCGAATCCGGATGGGTTTGTGTGGGTCAGCGCCCGCTGACCGCCTGACTCGATTCAATGCACCAGGAGATTGGGTGCGCTGGATGCACCTCaccccaaggtgggtcccatcgtgatgatcgtgagaaatccgctccgttcatctgttttatcatCCCATTTAACGAGTTGAGatcgaaattgaagcatatccagatatcaggtgggccccagatgagtgatttatgggatgatctatccgttgggccacttccac is a genomic window of Magnolia sinica isolate HGM2019 chromosome 15, MsV1, whole genome shotgun sequence containing:
- the LOC131227417 gene encoding probable RNA-dependent RNA polymerase 1 — protein: MVGRTIQVSGFPTNVSAETVMEFLEGHTGEGTVYALKVRLPKNIHPRSKAFVIVQFTTSSSAEEITYMANQQQLQYERSYLKTRDVERDIVLKPKATMFKLEHVILHFGSQITDGSFSALWRVAGVEVNFGFGLRKLEFLLSCRKAQYKLELFYESIWQIQLRRSHGQAPKFLVIQVQASPRIYKKPPISPQAIYEDPILNYYKDISDDQWVRAIDFTPSSSIGQSSALCLEVPYSCKLPDIRENFVHFKEIKGQFIVENGPSFSRGLDLVPIVGPRQRTQIPYKILFKINSLVQNGIIMGPTLDDDFFRLVDPCLVPNHYVEHALETLSQLKDSNFEPANWLREQYRKYRSSQRPPKSTTISLDPGLVYVHRVQITPTKVYFCGPEVNVSNRVLRHYAEDIDNFLRVTFVDEEWDKMRSTDLVPRAVPENGEKHTDIYKRILTTLRNGIVIGSKKFEFLAFSSSQLRENSAWMFAARRGLNAAGIRKWMGDFSQIKNVAKYAARLGQSFGSSKETLTVDRFDIERIPDIEIRKYNFSDGIGKISADLAKRVAIKCDIRGSTPSAYQIRYGGYKGVVAVDPMSPFKLSLRKSMHKYKSDNTKLDVLGWSKYQPSYLNRQLITLLSTLGVRDRVFEMKQKESVDQLDMILTDPVRAQEVLEVMSPGENNRVLREMLMCGYKPDAEPFLSMMLQTFRASKLSELRTKSRIFVPKGRSMMGCLDETKTLEYGQVFVQISCVGRKQFFEKDPFKFGGNESDQQPIVIEGRVFVAKNPCLHPGDIRVLRAVNIPALHHMVDCVVFPQKGKRPHPNECSGSDLDGDVYFVSWDPELIPPHQIPPMEYDAEPPVVLDHDVEIEEVEEYFTNYMVNDSLGVIANAHTVFADREPLMAKSEACIELAKLFSIAVDFPKTGVPAEIPPNLHVKEYPDFMEKLEKPTYESTRVIGKLFRAIKDISPETSHIKSFTREIARQSYDTDMEVDGFEDYINDACWYKDQYDFKLGNLMEHYGIKTEAEIISGSIMKLAKSFMKNRDAAEVISLAVRSLKKEVRGWFDEKDSEAGPPTDGEALAKASAWYHVTYHPRYFGTYNEGLNRAHFISFPWCVYDKLIQIKKRVRMRRTAGPSSLRNSFRRNLRVG